From the Eleutherodactylus coqui strain aEleCoq1 chromosome 7, aEleCoq1.hap1, whole genome shotgun sequence genome, one window contains:
- the IDH3B gene encoding isocitrate dehydrogenase [NAD] subunit beta, mitochondrial isoform X1, with product MAALQHLVRAGQVHRCLPQWGAPLIRSVTSAPPVLRALHSQAEPVKPEGAFHVTMIPGDGVGPELMHSVKEVFKAADVPVEFDEYHLSEVQNMASAEKLDEVLASMQANKVAIKGKIHTPMEYKGELASYEMRLRRKLDLFANVVHVNSLPGYKTRHNNLDLVIIREQTEGEYSSLEHESVSGVIECLKIITREKSNRIAKFAFDYATKKGRSKVTAVHKANIMKLGDGLFLQCCKEVAELYPRIQFETMIIDNCCMQLVQNPYQFDVLVMPNLYGNIIDNLAAGLVGGAGVVPGESYSAEYAVFETGARHPFAQAVGRNIANPTAMLLTATNMLRHLNLEYHSSLISDAVKKVIKQGKVRTRDMGGYSTTTDFIKAIIDHLHARYAY from the exons ATGGCGGCGCTGCAGCACCTCGTACGCGCGGGGCAG GTACACAGATGTCTCCCCCAATGGGGCGCTCCACTCATCAGATCTGTGACGTCGGCGCCCCCTGTGCTCCGGGCCCTGCACAGCCAG GCGGAGCCTGTGAAGCCAGAGGGGGCCTTCCATGTCACTATGATCCCAGGAGATGGGGTGGGACCGGAACTGATGCACTCCGTGAAGGAAGTGTTCAAG GCAGCCGATGTTCCGGTGGAGTTTGACGAGTATCACCTGAGCGAGGTGCAGAACATGGCGTCTGCGGAGAAGCTGGATGAGGTTCTCGCCTCCATGCAGGCAAATAAAGTTGCCATCAAAG GGAAGATCCACACCCCTATGGAGTATAAGGGCGAGCTGGCATCCTATGAGATGAGGCTGAG GAGAAAGCTGGATCTGTTTGCCAACGTGGTCCACGTGAACAGTCTGCCCGGATACAAGACCCGGCACAACAACCTGGACCTGGTGATCATCCGGGAGCAGACGGAGGGCGAGTACAGCTCACTGGAGCACGAG AGCGTCAGCGGCGTCATCGAGTGTCTGAAGATCATCACCCGTGAGAAGTCCAACAGAATCGCCAAGTTTGCCTTTGACTATGCGACAAAGAAGGGCCGCTCCAAGGTGACCGCCGTCCACAAGGCGAATATCAT GAAGTTGGGGGACGGCCTGTTCCTACAATGCTGTAAGGAGGTGGCAGAATTATATCCCAGAATCCAGTTTGAGACGATGATCATCGACAACTGCTGCATGCAG CTGGTACAGAACCCTTACCAGTTTGATGTGTTggtgatgccaaacttgtatggtAACATCATTGACAACCTGGCGGCGGGGCTGGTCGGTGGAGCGGGCGTGGTGCCCGGGGAGAGTTACAGCGCGGAGTACGCCGTGTTTGAGACA GGCGCCCGGCATCCCTTTGCTCAGGCTGTAGGCAGAAACATTGCCAACCCAACCGCCATGCTGCTGACCGCCACCAACATGTTGCGCCACCTCAA CCTCGAGTATCACTCCAGCCTGATCTCTGACGCTGTGAAGAAGGTGATCAAGCAGGGCAAG GTCCGAACCCGAGACATGGGAGGCTACTCCACCACCACCGACTTCATCAAGGCCATCATTGACCACTTGCATGCTCGCTATGCGTACTAG
- the IDH3B gene encoding isocitrate dehydrogenase [NAD] subunit beta, mitochondrial isoform X2 — protein MAALQHLVRAGQVHRCLPQWGAPLIRSVTSAPPVLRALHSQAEPVKPEGAFHVTMIPGDGVGPELMHSVKEVFKAADVPVEFDEYHLSEVQNMASAEKLDEVLASMQANKVAIKGKIHTPMEYKGELASYEMRLRRKLDLFANVVHVNSLPGYKTRHNNLDLVIIREQTEGEYSSLEHESVSGVIECLKIITREKSNRIAKFAFDYATKKGRSKVTAVHKANIMKLGDGLFLQCCKEVAELYPRIQFETMIIDNCCMQLVQNPYQFDVLVMPNLYGNIIDNLAAGLVGGAGVVPGESYSAEYAVFETGARHPFAQAVGRNIANPTAMLLTATNMLRHLNLEYHSSLISDAVKKVIKQGKVRTTDMGGYATSLDYTQAVIANLNS, from the exons ATGGCGGCGCTGCAGCACCTCGTACGCGCGGGGCAG GTACACAGATGTCTCCCCCAATGGGGCGCTCCACTCATCAGATCTGTGACGTCGGCGCCCCCTGTGCTCCGGGCCCTGCACAGCCAG GCGGAGCCTGTGAAGCCAGAGGGGGCCTTCCATGTCACTATGATCCCAGGAGATGGGGTGGGACCGGAACTGATGCACTCCGTGAAGGAAGTGTTCAAG GCAGCCGATGTTCCGGTGGAGTTTGACGAGTATCACCTGAGCGAGGTGCAGAACATGGCGTCTGCGGAGAAGCTGGATGAGGTTCTCGCCTCCATGCAGGCAAATAAAGTTGCCATCAAAG GGAAGATCCACACCCCTATGGAGTATAAGGGCGAGCTGGCATCCTATGAGATGAGGCTGAG GAGAAAGCTGGATCTGTTTGCCAACGTGGTCCACGTGAACAGTCTGCCCGGATACAAGACCCGGCACAACAACCTGGACCTGGTGATCATCCGGGAGCAGACGGAGGGCGAGTACAGCTCACTGGAGCACGAG AGCGTCAGCGGCGTCATCGAGTGTCTGAAGATCATCACCCGTGAGAAGTCCAACAGAATCGCCAAGTTTGCCTTTGACTATGCGACAAAGAAGGGCCGCTCCAAGGTGACCGCCGTCCACAAGGCGAATATCAT GAAGTTGGGGGACGGCCTGTTCCTACAATGCTGTAAGGAGGTGGCAGAATTATATCCCAGAATCCAGTTTGAGACGATGATCATCGACAACTGCTGCATGCAG CTGGTACAGAACCCTTACCAGTTTGATGTGTTggtgatgccaaacttgtatggtAACATCATTGACAACCTGGCGGCGGGGCTGGTCGGTGGAGCGGGCGTGGTGCCCGGGGAGAGTTACAGCGCGGAGTACGCCGTGTTTGAGACA GGCGCCCGGCATCCCTTTGCTCAGGCTGTAGGCAGAAACATTGCCAACCCAACCGCCATGCTGCTGACCGCCACCAACATGTTGCGCCACCTCAA CCTCGAGTATCACTCCAGCCTGATCTCTGACGCTGTGAAGAAGGTGATCAAGCAGGGCAAG